The sequence GCTAATTCGGTGTCCAGCGACCAGTAGTTCAAATCACGGGTCTGTTCACAGTTACTGCATTTAATACGCACCACATGCCACTCGCTTTCACACAAGTTGCAATGCAAATAACGCAAACCGTTTTGAGTCCCGATATGTACCACACTGGAGACAGGAATACTGCCACATACCGGGCAGAATTGCCGATGTTCACCATATTCTGCCCGCGCTTTGCCCGGAATTTGGCTCGCCATTTGTGCCCAATACAATGATAGTGCAGCCCAGAGAAAAGGGGCTTTTTCACTGCCAACATTAGCAAATTCGCGATTTAACAGGGCGTCTGCGTACAATTCCAGCTCATGTACTGACGACTTATCCAAATTATCCAGCACCGCCACAATATGATCAGGAGCATCATGGCGTAACTCAGCAATCAATGCTGATAATAGCTTACGCCAGTGATCAGTGCGGGGAAAAACACTCAAATCCAGAGGCGGTTTGCCACTGGCAGCAGATTGCGTCAGCTCAGCCTGCATATCCAACACCAGTGGGTGGTCGTACAGTGCTTTTTGCTGCGCTTGCGTGATCTTAGCTGCAAAATCCAGATAGTCAGCCAGCGGGTTATCCAGCGCTAACTGCTGTAAACGCTCAGTGCGCCGGGTATACAGGCTTTTTAAATTCGCGAAAAGTAACGGCGGGATATTCCCCGCCGTTGTACCTTTTTCGCGCTGCTGCCCAAGTTGATCTTTAGGGACAATGCGAATACTCATCAGGGTTTCTCTTCCTGTTTTTTCTGAAGCTGCCTTTTGGCGCTAACCTCACGATACCAACGCGGGTGGTGTTTTTTAGCCCATGCATCAGGGACCCAACCTTCCACCATCGCGGTAATCGTGCCTTTCACCCACAGGGCGGCATAGATATGCACCATAATCACGATAATCAGCCCTACCGCCGCCAGCGAATGCACCAGCAGAGCCAGGCGAATCAGTGGAATTGGGAAAGAAGGCGCGAAATAAGGCCGCCAAATCACCACGCCACTGGCCAGCAATAACACCAAGCTGATAATAGCAGCCCAGAATACGCATTTCTGCCCAAAATTATAGCGCCCCGTGTCTCCCACTTCCTCATTCATGGCGATTTTATGGATATTTTTAGCCCACTCCAGGTCTTCCTTGTTGATCAAGTTATGTTTCCAGTAACGGAAAAACATGATGAGGAAGGCGGCGAACATAATCACCCCGGCGAAGGGGTGAAGGATACGCGCCAGCTGTGGCGTACCAAAAATATTCATCAGCCAATTAAATGACGGGAAGAAGAACCCCAGACCACTGATGGCCGCTAATATGAAACAAAAAGCCACTATCCAGTGGTTGATTCGCTCCGGCGCACTGTAGCGCTGGATCCGTTTTTCTTTTTTCATTTCCGCGTCTCCCCGTCGTCTGAGTGTTCAGCGGTGGTTGGCTCAGGAGCCTTGGATGCCGTATCGGAAGGCGTGGAATCCGGTTTATCGTCTTCATCCTCTTCTTCCTCAACCCGGTTCGGGCCGACGCCCACGTAGTGGAAAATACTGGCAGCAAAGGTCGCAGCAAAGCCGATCGCCGCCAGTGGTTTCCAGATACCTTTCCAGAAGGTGACCGTCGGGCTGATAGTTGGGTTCTCCGGCAATCCATGATAAAGCTGAGGTTTATCAGCATGATGCAGAACATACATCACGTGGGTGCCCCCAACGCCTGCTGGGTCGTATAACCCGGCGTTATCAAAGCCACGCGTTTTCAGCTCAGCAACCCGGCCAGCGGCCACTTCTTTCATCGACTCTTTGGTACCAAAATGAATGGCCCCGGTCGGGCAGGTTTTCACACAAGCAGGTTCCTGACCAACACCAACACGATCGACGCACAGAGTACATTTGTACACCCGATTATCGTCTTTGTTCATGCGCGGCACATCAAACGGGCAACCGGCGATGCAATAACCACAACCGATACAGTGCTCTGACTGAAAGTCGACGATACCATTCGCATACTGAATGATAGCGCCCTCTGACGGACAGGCTTTCAAGCAGCCCGGATCAGCGCAATGCATGCAGCCATCCTTGCGGATCAGCCACTCCAGTTTGCCACTCTCTTCGTCTTCCACTTCAGAAAAACGCATTACCGTCCATGACTTAGCGGTTAAATCGGCAGGGTTATCATATACCCCGACGTTATGACCCACTTCATCACGAATATCGTTCCACTCCGAACAGGCCACCTGACAGGCTTTGCAGCCGATACAGGTGGTGACGTCGATAAGCTTGGCCACCTCTTGTTGGTGGTTACGATCCTGTGGCGGCGGCGTAAGGGAGTTGGTGCCAGAGCGCCGGATAATGTCTTGAGTTTGCAGTGACATAGGTTCTCTCCGTTACACCTTTTCCACGTTGACCAGGAACGCCTTGAACTCTGGCGTTTGCGTATTAGCATCACCGACAAACGGTGTCAGGGTGTTGGCAATAAAGCCTTTTTTCGCCACCCCTTCGTAACCCCAGTGGATCGGGATACCAATAGTGTCAACTTCCTGCCCATGAACATTCAGCGTACGAATACGTTTGGTCACCACTGCCTTGGCTTTGATGTAGCCGCGGTTAGAGCTGACTTTCACGGTATCGCCCTGCTTAATGCCCTTTTTCGCTGCCAGTTTTTCGCCAATTTCCACAAACTGTTCTGGCTGGGCGATAGCATTGAGCAACGCATGCTTAGTCCAGTAATGGAAATGCTCGGTCAGACGATAAGTGGTGCCGACATACGGGAACTGCACATGAGAACCCATTGCAGCCAAATCGTCTTTAAAGACGCGCGCGGCGGGGTTGGAAACCACATTCGGATGCAGTGGGTTAGTCCCCAACGGCGTTTCGAATGGCTCATAGTGTTCCGGGAACGGCCCTTCTGCCATTTTATCAATAGCAAACAGACGGCCCATGCCCTCAGGTTGCATAATGAATGGCCCGACATCACTTCCCGGTGCTGCGGCACTGTAATCAGGGATATCAACGCCACCCCATTTGGTGCCATCCCACTCCAGCAACTGGCGTTTCGGATCCCAAGGTTTACCTTGTGGGTCAGCGGACGCGCGGTTGTACAGAATGCGGCGGTTAAGCGGCCATGCCCATGCCCAGCCCAGCGTATTGCCAAGGCCTGATGGATCAGCATTATCGCGCCGTGCCATCTGGTTGCCCGCCGGTGTCCAGCTACCGGCGAATATCCAACAGCCACTGGCGGTGGTGCCGTCATCGCGCAGGTGAGCAAAGGTGCTGAGCTGCTCGCCTTTTTTGACCAGAATTTTACCATCGGCATCGGTGATATCAGCCAGTGCTTTACCATTACTTTCCTGTGCCACTTCTTCTGGCTCTGGATTGTCTGGCGTCAGGTAATCCCAGGTCATATTGAGCACCTGTTCTGGCACGGCACCACCTTCCCGGCGGTACATATCACGTAGACGACTAAAGATGCCCGCCAAAATAGCGCCATCGTTCAATGCTTCGCCCGGCGCATCGGCTCCTTTCCAGTGCCATTGCAGCCAGCGGCTGGAGTTAACGATTGAGCCGTTTTCCTCAGCAAAACAACTGGATGGCAAGCGGAACACCTCAGTTTGAATTTTCGATGGATCGACATCGTTAAATTCACCGTGGTTTTGCCAGAAATTCGAGGTTTCCGTATTGAGCGGGTCAATAGTTATCAGGAATTTCAGTTTCGACAGTGATGCGACTACTTTGTTTTTGTTCGGGAACGACGCGACCGGGTTAAAGCCCTGGCAAATATAGCCATTCACTTTACCCTGCGACATCATCTCGAAATACTGCAATACGTCGTAGCCTTTATCCCACTTCGGCAACCAGTCGTAGCCCCAGCCATTCTCTTTCTGGGCATTGTCACCGTAGAAACTTTTCATCAGGCTGACGAAGAATTTCGGGTAATTACTCCAGTAGTTAACCTGGCCCGGCAACAGAGTTTTCGGCGTATTGGCCTTCAGGTAAGTCTCAATATCTGGCTGTTTTTCAGACGGCAGGTTCAGGTAACCCGGCAAGCTTTGCGACAGCAAGCCAAGGTCAGTTAAGCCCTGAATATTAGAATGGCCGCGCAAGGCGTTAATTCCGCCCCCCGCCATCCCCATATTGCCGAGCAGCAACTGGATCATCGCCATCGTACGGATGTTCTGCGCGCCAACCGAGTGCTGTGTCCAGCCCAGTGCATATAGGAATGTGGCGGTTTTATTGGACACACTGGTTTCTGCGAGATATTCGCAAACCTGCAAGAAATCTTCTTTTGGCGTGCCGCAAATGTTGGAAACCACATCTGGCGTATAACGGCTGACGTGTTCTTTCAGCAAATTCCACACACAGCGTGGGTCTTGCAGTGTGACATCGCGTTTGGCAAAGCCGTTTTCATCCAGCTGGTAATTCCAGGTGGTTTTATCGTATTTGCGATTTTCGGCGTCATAACCACTGAATAAACCGTCATCGAAGGTAAAGTCTTCCCGCACCAGCAAGCTGGCGTTGGTATAAGCTTCGACGTATTCGCGGTTAATTTTGTTGTTGGTCATCAGATACAACAACACGCCGGACAGGAACGCAATATCGCTACCGGAGCGGATTGGCGTATAGAAATCAGCCACCGATGCAGTACGAGTAAAGCGTGGGTCTATCACCAGCAACTTAGCATTGTTGTGGATTTTGGCTTCCATCGCCCAGCGGAACCCCACCGGATGCGCTTCTGCCGCATTACCGCCCATGACGATAATTAAGTCTGCGTTCTTGATGTCAACCCAGTGGTTTGTCATCGCACCGCGACCAAATGTTGGAGCAAGACTTGCTACCGTTGGTCCGTGTCAGACACGTGCTTGGTTGTCTACGGCAAGCATGCCGAGAGCGCGACTAAATTTTTGGGTCAGATAACCCGTCTCATTACTGGATGCAGAAGCACACAGCATACCGGTACTCAGCCAACGGTTGACGGTCACGCCCGCATCGTTGGTCTTAATGAAATTAGCGTCCCGGTCTTCTTTCATCAGCTTGGCAATGCGGTCAAATGCATCATTCCAAGTGATTCGCTGCCATTTGTCTGAACCTGGCGCGCGGTATTCTGGGTATTTCAAGCGGCTTTCGCTGTGGATAAAATCTACCAGCCCGGCACCTTTAGGGCACAATGCACCCCGGTTTACCGGATGATCTGGATCCCCTTCAATGTGGAAAATACTCTCTTTGGCGTTTTTAGCACCATCGCCGAGGCTATACATCAAAAGCCCGCAACCGACGGAGCAATATGTGCAGGTATTCCGCGTTTCACGGGCGCGCAGCAATTTATAATTGCGCGTTTCCGCCAGCGCCACTGACGGCGTAAAGCCGAGTGCCGCGACCGTGGTTCCTGCCATACCGCCAGCGCAGATCTTAAAGAACTGCCTTCTGCTGACCTGCATGGGTCTCTCCTTCATCTCACGATTGTCACAATGTTTAAATTTAAAATTCAGATCTCGCTTCCTTCAACAAAACCAGAAGCGTTAAAATCGCTTTCGCGATATCACCTTTATCGGTGTGGGATACATTCCTGTATAAATGGAATTATACCCATACCATTCTTAATGTGAATGTTACCACATTGTGATTATGGGTTATAACTTTCAGGGCCGCATAGTGAGCCAGATCAAACCTTCAGATATTGACCTTTCCACCGGAATTTGCGGTGCCAGACAACTTAACGTGCTACAGCGCCATCAAATGGCGGAGCCGCAATTAGATTGGCTGGCAGAAGAAGTGCCGGTAGCACTGGTGTACAACGGCATTTCTCATGTCGTGATGATGGCCACCCCTAAAGATTTAGACGCTTTCGCGCTGGGGTTTTCGTTATCAGAAGGGATTATTGTTGCGCCACAAGAAATCTATGCCATTGATGTCACCCCCGGCTGTAATGGCATAGAGGTTAACATTGAGCTATCCAGCCGCCGCTTTGCTGGCTTAAAAGAGCGCC comes from Yersinia canariae and encodes:
- the fdhE gene encoding formate dehydrogenase accessory protein FdhE, producing the protein MSIRIVPKDQLGQQREKGTTAGNIPPLLFANLKSLYTRRTERLQQLALDNPLADYLDFAAKITQAQQKALYDHPLVLDMQAELTQSAASGKPPLDLSVFPRTDHWRKLLSALIAELRHDAPDHIVAVLDNLDKSSVHELELYADALLNREFANVGSEKAPFLWAALSLYWAQMASQIPGKARAEYGEHRQFCPVCGSIPVSSVVHIGTQNGLRYLHCNLCESEWHVVRIKCSNCEQTRDLNYWSLDTELAAVKAESCGDCGTYLKILYQEKDPLVEAVADDLASLILDAKMEGEGFARSSINPFIFPSE
- the fdoI gene encoding formate dehydrogenase cytochrome b556 subunit translates to MKKEKRIQRYSAPERINHWIVAFCFILAAISGLGFFFPSFNWLMNIFGTPQLARILHPFAGVIMFAAFLIMFFRYWKHNLINKEDLEWAKNIHKIAMNEEVGDTGRYNFGQKCVFWAAIISLVLLLASGVVIWRPYFAPSFPIPLIRLALLVHSLAAVGLIIVIMVHIYAALWVKGTITAMVEGWVPDAWAKKHHPRWYREVSAKRQLQKKQEEKP
- the fdxH gene encoding formate dehydrogenase subunit beta codes for the protein MSLQTQDIIRRSGTNSLTPPPQDRNHQQEVAKLIDVTTCIGCKACQVACSEWNDIRDEVGHNVGVYDNPADLTAKSWTVMRFSEVEDEESGKLEWLIRKDGCMHCADPGCLKACPSEGAIIQYANGIVDFQSEHCIGCGYCIAGCPFDVPRMNKDDNRVYKCTLCVDRVGVGQEPACVKTCPTGAIHFGTKESMKEVAAGRVAELKTRGFDNAGLYDPAGVGGTHVMYVLHHADKPQLYHGLPENPTISPTVTFWKGIWKPLAAIGFAATFAASIFHYVGVGPNRVEEEEDEDDKPDSTPSDTASKAPEPTTAEHSDDGETRK
- the fdnG gene encoding formate dehydrogenase-N subunit alpha, which translates into the protein MQVSRRQFFKICAGGMAGTTVAALGFTPSVALAETRNYKLLRARETRNTCTYCSVGCGLLMYSLGDGAKNAKESIFHIEGDPDHPVNRGALCPKGAGLVDFIHSESRLKYPEYRAPGSDKWQRITWNDAFDRIAKLMKEDRDANFIKTNDAGVTVNRWLSTGMLCASASSNETGYLTQKFSRALGMLAVDNQARVUHGPTVASLAPTFGRGAMTNHWVDIKNADLIIVMGGNAAEAHPVGFRWAMEAKIHNNAKLLVIDPRFTRTASVADFYTPIRSGSDIAFLSGVLLYLMTNNKINREYVEAYTNASLLVREDFTFDDGLFSGYDAENRKYDKTTWNYQLDENGFAKRDVTLQDPRCVWNLLKEHVSRYTPDVVSNICGTPKEDFLQVCEYLAETSVSNKTATFLYALGWTQHSVGAQNIRTMAMIQLLLGNMGMAGGGINALRGHSNIQGLTDLGLLSQSLPGYLNLPSEKQPDIETYLKANTPKTLLPGQVNYWSNYPKFFVSLMKSFYGDNAQKENGWGYDWLPKWDKGYDVLQYFEMMSQGKVNGYICQGFNPVASFPNKNKVVASLSKLKFLITIDPLNTETSNFWQNHGEFNDVDPSKIQTEVFRLPSSCFAEENGSIVNSSRWLQWHWKGADAPGEALNDGAILAGIFSRLRDMYRREGGAVPEQVLNMTWDYLTPDNPEPEEVAQESNGKALADITDADGKILVKKGEQLSTFAHLRDDGTTASGCWIFAGSWTPAGNQMARRDNADPSGLGNTLGWAWAWPLNRRILYNRASADPQGKPWDPKRQLLEWDGTKWGGVDIPDYSAAAPGSDVGPFIMQPEGMGRLFAIDKMAEGPFPEHYEPFETPLGTNPLHPNVVSNPAARVFKDDLAAMGSHVQFPYVGTTYRLTEHFHYWTKHALLNAIAQPEQFVEIGEKLAAKKGIKQGDTVKVSSNRGYIKAKAVVTKRIRTLNVHGQEVDTIGIPIHWGYEGVAKKGFIANTLTPFVGDANTQTPEFKAFLVNVEKV